The window GGGGCGGGACGAAACTGGCGGTGGTGCGGACCGGGCAGGACACCGCGGTCGCCTTCGAGGCGCGCGGGCCGGTCGGCAACGACGCGGCGGTCTGCTCACAGGGAGTGCTCGTCTACCGCGTGCGCGGCGGGACCCAGTCCGGCGGCGGCCCGATCGAGGTCGTCGACGCGCACCCCTCGTCCGCGGCCTGCTGGGACGACTCGGTCTATCCGCCGCTCGCCGACGCGCCGGTCGCGCTCGGGGAGACCTTCACCGTGCCGGGCGAGAACCTCCGCGTCAAAGTGGAGGACCGGACGGCTTCCGGGGCGTGGACGGTGACGATCTCGACCGGGGGCTGACTTCTTGGGCGGGGGCCCACACCGGTCGGCCGTCGGGGCGTGGGTGGCATGCCGACATGCGAAAGGCCCCTCGCTCTCACGAGGGGCCTTTCACCGTCTGTGCGCCGCCAGGGACTCGAACCCCGGACCCGCTGATTAAGAGTCAGCTGCTCTAACCAACTGAGCTAGCGGCGCCTGCTGACGTCGTAGACCTTAGCATCCTGATCGGCGCGAGGAAAAATCGATATCCGGGGGTCGGGGGAGGGCTCGGGGACGCGTCGGCGGGCCGCTGACCGGGCAGCTCGTATCGCGGCCCAGAGCAGGATCGCCGGGGTCGGCAGCCACGGGTGGCGGGTGTCGGGAGCGACCAGCCAGCGGGATTCCGCAGGGGGGCGGGGACCGGTGCGGGGGGCGGCCGGGACGGTCGCGGGGGGCGGGACCGTCACCGCGTCACCGGTGCCGTGGCAGAGGAGCGGCGGGACGAACCGGGCCCGTTCCGAGGCGCCGCCCGAGCCCCACTCCTCCCACTCCAGGAGCGCGGGCAGCCGCTGCGCGGTGCCGGGCGCGGCGAACAGGAGCATCCGGCCCCGGTAGGTGGCGACAGGGCCCGAGCCCGGGCCCTCGTCCCACAGCCGGTCCAGCATGCGGCGGCCGAAGACCGCGGGCGCGTTGACGACGTCGAAGGCGGAGCCGCAGGACAGGACCACCGGGGCGGCGGGCCGGTCCTCCCGGAAGGCGAGCGTGCCGCGCGGGTACGTGCCTGTTGAGGCGAGCCAGGCGGCGCCCTCGGAGGTGACCCCCGAGACGTCGAACCGGTCAGGGAGCGGCTCGACGATGCCGTGGCCCGAGCCGTGGCCTGTGCTCTGGCCGGCACTGCGGCCCGAGCCGGGGCTGTCGGGGGCGATGTCTGCCTGGTTCCGATCGCTGCTCATGTCATCTAGAGCTACCGGGGGTGAACGGCCCGTCCCCGAGGGTTGCGGGAATGGGGGACAGCGGAGTGCGGGGTGGGGTATCTTGCCCGCCTGGCATATGCCAGCGGTTGTTTTCGGCTGGGCGTGGCTTGGATGCGCGGTTGTTGCGCCTGTGTGCCGTGCTTGCGTGTCGCCTCTTCGCGCACTGCCTGGCGCGTGACCGACGCGCTGCCCGGGCGCTCGCTGTCGCTTTCCTGGACGCCGACCGCTCAGACCGGGTCCGCGTACCCCTCGGCGTCCGCGCCGCGCAGGAGTTCGCGGCCGAACTCCACCATCTTCTTCGCGTAGTCCTCGGTCCACTCGGCCCGCTCGGCGATCGCCGCGGGCGTCAGCCGGTCGAACCGGCGGGGGTCGGCGAGCTGTGCGGCGGCCATCGCCTGGAACTCGACCGCCCGGTCGGTGGCCGCGCGGAACGCGAGAGTCAGCTCAGTGGCCCGGTCCAGCAGCGCCTGCGGGTCGTCGATCGATTCCAGGTCGAAGAAGTGCTCGGGATCGGCAGCAGCCTCCGCGGGCTCGAAGAGCAGCGGCGCGGGGCGAAGCCGCGGCTCGTTCCGACGCGGCGTGGGCTCCGCCATGACTTCTCCTCCTCGTACGGTGGTCGGCCCGTCCTTGTTGGTGGGCCACCGTCCATTGTCCCTTGACCGCGCAAGAGCGCCTCAGGGCGCGGCTGACCGGCCCTGATGCACGCTCTCTTCTACCCTTCGCGCTCCCTCACGACTCCCACGCGACCCGGTGCTCCGCGAGACGGGACAGCACCGCGTGGTTCGCCTCCCAGCCGTCGGGGCTGTATCCGTCGGCTGCCTCCGGCGGCGTGCCGGACTCCGTCCGGCGGAGTGGGGCGGCGGTGAGCCGGGCGCCTGTTGTCCAGGTGCCCCGGGGCGGGCCGGTCACGGCTGCCAGACCACGCGGTGCTCCGCGAGATGGGAGAGCACCGCGTGGTTCGCCTCCCAGCCGTCGGGGAACTTCACCGTGACGCCCAGCTGGACCGGCTCCGTGGACGGGTGGTCGTCGAGGAGGTCGGTGACACCCGCGCGGCAGACGACGATGCAGGCGTGGCGGTGGCGCGAGGCCAGGACGCACAGGCGGCCCGTTTCGAGGTGGAAGGCCGTCGCGTCGGGGCGGCCCGACAGGGGGTGCAGGACGACCGTCATGTCGTACTCGCGGCCCTGGAGGCGGTTCGCCGTGTCCACGGTCACGTCCGTGACGCCCAGCTCCGCCAGGGCCGAGCGGACGGCCGCCGCCTGGTCGCGGTGCGCGGTGCCGACGGCGATGCGGTCGGCCGTCAGCGGGGCCGGGTCGGGGGAGCGCTCCGAGGTCGCCGCGCCGCCGCGGTCCAGTAGGCGGCGTACGACATGGGCGAGCGCGCGGACCGCCTCCGGGTCCGTGCGCGGGGTGTGCCGGGCCGGCAGTTCCAGCAGGCCCCAGCCCGATTCCGCCGCCTCGTCGATGACCCGGTCGGGGCCCGAACCGTCCGACGGGACGGCGAAGGCGAGGCGGCGGTCGCCGTGGCCCGTGCCACTGCGGAACGGCGTGAACGGGTAGAACGCGTCCGAGACCAGTGGCGCCGCCGACGCCGGAAGCCGCCAGGAGACGGGGAGGCGGTGCTGCGGCAGCTCCGGGTTGTGGGCGAGGAGCGTCGTCACGGCGGAGGCCGAGGGGTCGTACGACAGGCCCGCCCACTGCTCGCTGCCGACGATCGCGAACGGGTCCAGCTGGCCCGGGTCCCCCACGAAGAGCGCCCGCTCGAACAGCCCGGCCACGGCCAGCAGCGCGTCCGACCGCATCTGGTACGCCTCGTCGACGATCGCGTGCCGCCACGGCTCGACGCCCTTGACGTGCGCCCACTTCGCGGCCGTCGAGATCACGACGTCGAGCCCCGCGAGATCCCCGGCCTTCGCGGACTTGCGGACGTTCGGCAGGTCGTCGAGCGCCTTGTCGTACGGGTCCGCGTCGCTGCTGTGCAGTCGGCCGACGGGCAGCTCGGGGTTCTTCTCGGCCAGCCGCAGCACCAGGTCGTCGACCTGCGCGTTCGTCTGGGCGATGACCATCAACGGGCGTCCCGCGTCGGCCAGTTCGAGTGCGGCCCGTACCACGAGCGTGGACTTGCCTGCGCCGGGAGGGGAGTCGACCACGACACCGCGGTGCGTCCCGTGCAAGGTGTCGCGCAGGATCGCGTCGGTGGCTTGGGCGGCCTCGGCGCCCGGATCGAACACGGTGGTCACAGGACGTCCTCTTCGGTCACGGCGTCGGGCTGCACCTCGAGTTGCGGGGCGGCGGCATCGGTCTCGCCGGGCGGCCCGCCGTGCGTCCACGGCGTGTCCTCCGGGTCGGGCAGCTTCGCACCGCCCCGCTGCTCGTGCTCGAAGAGCGTGAAGCAGACGAGATCACCCTTCTCCGGTACGGATCCGGTCTCGGGCTCCTTGCCGCGGCCCATCTTGTCGACCACGCGGAGGACGACCAGGGCGTCGAGAGCGTCGGTGGGGTCGTCGCTCTCGGCTCCCTGGTCGTACCGGACGTACTCGACGAACTCGGCCGCCTGTGCCTTGCCGCCGAGCGAGCGGTAGACCTTGGCGCGCTCGCCGAAGTGCGGCCGGTCGTCCGTGCGGACGGTCACGAGGGGGCGCGGGCTGGGCCGCTTGCCCTCGCTGTACGCCATCACGACATCCGTGACCTCCCCCGCGAACGCCTCGCCCGCGAGCCGTCGGCCAGCCATGACGAGCGGGTCGTCGAGGGCCTCCTGGGCGTCCAGACGGGCCTGTTCGCGCTCGCGGGTGGCGAGTTTGTTCGCCGCCGTGACCGCGTCGTCGCGGCGCGGCTGCGGGGGCTCGCCGGCCAGGACACGGTCCCGGTGACCGGTGAACGACCAGCGGTCCCGGGTCCACCGATCGGCCGCGTGGGCGCCCTCGGGCAGGTCGCGCAGCAGGTCCAGGCCGCGCCACACGGCGTCCCAGGTGGGGCGGGTGCGGCTCTCCACCAGGTCGCGGATCTGCCGTTCGGCGGCGGTGAGTTCACCGAGCCGGTCGTCCGCCTCGATGCCGTCCTCGGCGGCCGCGAGTGCCGTACGCGCGCGGTCGTAGCGCTCGATGGCGGGGGCGAGCAGTTTGTTGTCGAACGCCGGGTCGGTGGCGGGCCCGGCCGGCGGGCAGAGGAGCTGTCCCTTGCCGTCCCGCCGCAGCTCGGCCCGCAGCGCGGCATCGGCGCCGGACTCGCCCTGCGGCGGGTCGATCCACGCGAGCAGCGCCCCCAGGTGCTGGTCCTCCAGGCTGGACTGTCCGGTCGCCCAGTGCCGGGACAGGACGTCGGTGAGTGCGAGGAGCAGGGCGGAGCCGGGGACGCGGGACCGCTCGCCGTAGTGGGTGAGCCACCGGCCCAGCAGCGGTACGCGCGGGGGTGCCGGATGCGGTGTCTCCGGGTCCTGCTCGGCGGTTCGGCGGAAGCGCATGGAGCGGCCGAGCAGCCGTACGAAGTCGATGCCCGAGCGGCTCGGGACGATCAACTGCGGGGCGTCCGCACAGAGTTCGACCTCTACCTTGACCCGCTTTCCGGTCTCCGGGTCGGTCTCGTTGCGCTCGGCCGGCTCGACGTCGTCCGCGTACGCGTCGATGTACGGCAGGACGATGTCGGCCAGCTCGGCCAGGAACGCGAAGCGGAGGTCGCGGTCGCGGGGCTGGGGGACCACGAGGAGGCGGGGGGTTTCGCGGTCCGTGCCGACCAGTGCCCCTAGCGGGGCCCCGGCTTCTCCTGCGGTGGTGAGCGGGACGAAGACGAGGGGGTGCGGGGAGAGGTGGCGGTGGCGGGTGGTTGCCAGGGGCTGGGCTCGGCCGGTGGCCACGGCTTCCAGGCGGGCGAGGGTGGTGATCAGGGACATGGGGCTGCCTCTCGGGAGGGGCGGGCCGGGTGGTGCGGTGTTGTGTGTGCGGGTCGGTGGGGGCTGGTCGCGCAGTTCCCCGCGCCCCTTTCGGGGCGGGAGGGGGTCAGCACGTTGCTCCAGACGAGGTCTCGGGCTGCGGGGTGTTTGCGGGGCTCAGGGCTTCTGCTCGCAAGGTTGCTGCTCTGCGTAGGGCCGTGATCGTTGGGTCGGTTGGGTCGCCGGCGGTGCCGTGGGCTGCCGCGAGGACGTCGTCGATCGTTGTCAGGCCGCCCAGTTCGGCGCGCAGCGAGCGGCCCAGTGAGGTCACCGCGCCCTCCGCCCGGGAGTGGTTGCGGCAGTGGAAGGCCAGTTCGCAGGCGGAGAGGCACTCGGGGGCGTACGTCGCCGGGACCGATTCCACCGCGGCCGTCAGGTCGGCGGTGGGGAGGTCGGGGGAGAAGCAGGTGCCCTCGGGGAGCAGGTCGGCGATGTCCTCGATGCGGGTGAGGCGGTCCAGCTGGCGGCGCGTGACCGAGCGCTGCTTGCGGACGTCGACGGCGGACGCGGTCGGGAGGTTGGAGAAGTCCTTCGGGCAGACCAGCAGCACCGTGTGCCGCACCTCGGGCGCGGGGGCCAGCCGGGCCGCGACCCGCTCCAGCGCCAGGACGTACACCGCGGCCTGGCGGGCGGCCGCGCCGACCTTCGCCGCGTCCGCCGAACCGTCCAGCATCGGGAAGGACTTGATCTCTACGACGGTCCAGCTCCCGTCGGGATGCACGACCACCGCGTCCGGCTCCAGGAAGGCGGGGGAGCCCGCGACGTCCAGGGCGAGCAGGGGGTGGTCGAGCAGTGTCCAGACGCCCGCCTCGGTGGCCTCGCGCAGCGCCAGGGCCGTACGCGCGGTGCGTCCCTCGGGGCCCACGGCGGACAGATCGGGAACGGCGCCGGCCGTGGGCGCCGCGGCCCCCGCGTCCAGCTTCTCGTGCACGAGCCGCAGCAGCTCGGCGCCGCCGTCGGCCTTGACCCGCGCCTCGAAGGCATTGCCCCGCATGAACGCGAACTGCGACTGACCGAAGGCCGACGGCGAGCCGAGCGCGCTCGCCAGTGCGGCCTTGTTCACCCCCGCCCCGTCGAGGATCGCGCGCCGCTTGCACCCCGGGTTCGCGGCGAGTGCCGCGAGGGCGCGTGCGTCGAGCGGCTGCGGCGGGACCGCGGGACCGCGCAGCTCAGCGAGCCGCTGCCGGAGCCCCGTCCCCCGCGCCGGGGGGACTCGCTCCCGGTTCGGCTCCTGCCGGGGCTCCCGGCTCGGCAGGAGCCGGGACGGCTGGGACCTTGCGCTGTCGGGGAATTCGCTCACCCGGCGAAGTCTGGCACCCCGCACTGACAATTGAGGAACCTGCGCCGTGCGGGGCGCCTGTGGAACCCCCGGAGGCAAGGGCGAAGGGCCGGATCCCCAGCCGCGCCCGGAGCGTGTCCGCGAGCCGCAGCACCGGCCGGGTCAGCAGGAAGCCGATCCCCATCACGACGAAGCCCGCGACCGCGTCGAGGAAGTAGTGGTTGGCGGTGCCCATCACCACGATCGTGGTGATCAACGGGTACAGCACCCCCGCGACCTTGGTGAGCCGCGTCCCGCCGTACATCCAGAGCATCACACCGCACCACAGCGCCCAGCCGCAGTGCAGGCTCGGCATCGCCGCGTACTGGTTGGTCATGCCGCCGAGCCCGCGCGGCGCGCTCGCCTCGCCGCCCCACCAGCCGTAGTCGCTGTACTGGGCCATCGTGTCGACGAACCCGTGGCTCGCGGACAGCAGCCGCGGCGGACAGGTCGGCAGCAGCGTGAAGCCGATCAGACCGATGAACGTGGACGTCATCAGCCAGGTCCTGGCCGCTCTGTAGCGCACGGCACGGGACCTGAAGAGCCAGACCAGGACGGCCGGCGTGACCATGTAGTGCAGCGACGCGTACCAGAAGTCG is drawn from Streptomyces liliifuscus and contains these coding sequences:
- a CDS encoding AAA family ATPase → MTTVFDPGAEAAQATDAILRDTLHGTHRGVVVDSPPGAGKSTLVVRAALELADAGRPLMVIAQTNAQVDDLVLRLAEKNPELPVGRLHSSDADPYDKALDDLPNVRKSAKAGDLAGLDVVISTAAKWAHVKGVEPWRHAIVDEAYQMRSDALLAVAGLFERALFVGDPGQLDPFAIVGSEQWAGLSYDPSASAVTTLLAHNPELPQHRLPVSWRLPASAAPLVSDAFYPFTPFRSGTGHGDRRLAFAVPSDGSGPDRVIDEAAESGWGLLELPARHTPRTDPEAVRALAHVVRRLLDRGGAATSERSPDPAPLTADRIAVGTAHRDQAAAVRSALAELGVTDVTVDTANRLQGREYDMTVVLHPLSGRPDATAFHLETGRLCVLASRHRHACIVVCRAGVTDLLDDHPSTEPVQLGVTVKFPDGWEANHAVLSHLAEHRVVWQP
- a CDS encoding phosphatase PAP2 family protein, whose protein sequence is MLRTDAPSTEAAPRSRLRWWTELPLILLVYGAYSAGRLLARGDVTSAVDHGLAILRVEKFFFLNAEHPLNRLFTREPWIGIPADFWYASLHYMVTPAVLVWLFRSRAVRYRAARTWLMTSTFIGLIGFTLLPTCPPRLLSASHGFVDTMAQYSDYGWWGGEASAPRGLGGMTNQYAAMPSLHCGWALWCGVMLWMYGGTRLTKVAGVLYPLITTIVVMGTANHYFLDAVAGFVVMGIGFLLTRPVLRLADTLRARLGIRPFALASGGSTGAPHGAGSSIVSAGCQTSPGERIPRQRKVPAVPAPAEPGAPAGAEPGASPPGAGDGAPAAAR